The genomic interval TTCACCCGAAAGCATAATTGCATCTGTACCATCAAAGATTGCATTTGCTACATCACTTGCTTCTGCGCGAGTTGGACGTGGATTACGTTGCATAGAGTCTAGCATTTGCGTTGCAGTTATAACTGGTTTACCTAAAGTGTTACATTTTTTAATTAATAGCTTTTGTACTAATGGTACTTCTTCAGCTGGAATTTCTACCCCTAAATCTCCACGAGCAACCATTAATCCATCAGAAACCTCTAGAATCTCATCAATATTATCCACACCTTCTTGGTTTTCAATCTTAGGAATAATATGGATATGTGATGCATTATTATCTTCTAATAATTGCTTAATTTCTAAAACATCAGATGCGCGTCGTACAAAAGATGCAGCAATAAAATCGATTCCTTGTTCGATACCAAAACGGATATCATTTGCATCTTTTTCTGTCATACCAGGAAGCTTAACAGCAACTCCAGGAACGTTTACACCTTTTTTATTTTTTAATGTACCAGAATTTAAAATTTTTGTATGTATCTCACCAGCTGATTTGTCTACTTTTGTTACTTCAAGACCAATTAAGCCATCATCAAGTAGAATTTTGCTACCTGGCTCCACATCATCAATTAAACCTTCATAAGTAACAGAGAATTTTTCTGTTGTTCCTTCAACTTCTGTCATTGAAACAATGATATCATTGCCTGCAACTAATTCAATAGCACCATTTTGCATATTGTTTGTTCTGATTTCTGGACCTTTTGTATCTAAAAGAATCGCAATATTATTTCCAGTAATCTCTGCTGCTTCGCGAATATTTTTTATTCTAGCACCATGCTCTTCAAAATCGCCATGTGAAAAGTTAAGACGAGCAACATTCATTCCAGCTTCCATTAATTGCGTTAATTTTTCCACGCTTTCACTTGCAGGACCAATAGTACATACAATCTTCGTTTTACGCATTAATAATACCTCCGATAAATAATAGTAAAAAAATAATAGCTAAGTTCACAGCATTTTAGGAATTTATGAGTTATCTGTACCATAGAATGTACTAAATAATCATAAATTCCTAATGATTTATTAAATGGATAATTCTTTTGATAAGTGATATAAATTACTATCAATGGTATGTTTACGTGCTAAAGCTTCAATGATATCATAATCAACCAATTGATTTTTCTCAATACCTACAGCTCTTCCACCTTTACCTTCTACAAGAAGCTCAACCGCATAAGCTCCTAAGCGACTAGCTAATACACGGTCTTGCGCAGTAGGTGAACCACCACGTTGCATATGCCCTAACACAGATACACGTGTATCGAAATCAGTATTTTCTTCGATAAGCTTACCAATTTCAACACCACTTGCTACCCCTTCAGCTACAACAATAATACTATGCTTTTTGCCGCGCTCTTGACCTTTTTTCAATCTGCTAACTGTCTCTTCCAGATTAAAGCCTTCTTCAGGGATAAGAATTGTCTCAGCACCACCAGCTAAACCAGCCCATAATGCGATATCGCCAGCATTTCTTCCCATAACTTCTATAATAAATGTTCTTTCATGGGATGTTGCAGTATCACGGATTTTATCAATTGCATCAATAACTGTGTTTAGTGCAGTATCAAAGCCAATTGTAAATTCTGTTCCTGGAATATCATTATCGATTGTACCTGGAACACCAACACATGGATAGCCTTGTTCTGTAAGCGCCTTCGCACCCATATAAGATCCGTCTCCACCAATTACAACAAGTCCATCAATATTATGTTTCTTTAATTGCTCGATCCCTTTTTGTTGACCTTCTTTTGTTTTGAATTCTTCACAACGTGCAGAAAAAAGGAATGTTCCACCACGATGGATGATATCACCAACAGAACCAACTTCTAATTTTCTAAAGTTGCCGCTGATTAGCCCCGCATAACCACCAATAACTCCATATACTTCTACTCCATGAAAAATCGCTTTACGAACTACAGCTCTAACAGCCGCATTCATTCCTGGCGCGTCACCACCACTTGTTAATACACCAATTCTTTTAACTGTCATTTCCTCACCTCATAATTTCATTAACAAATAAATTATGTAGCATAACATACATATACTATTATATAACAAAATATCTGTCTGCAACATTTTTCACAAAATTTCCATATATAATCTATGTAATGCTAACTTTTGTAAATTAATCCAGAAATTGTTTTTCTCTATTAATTCCCCTTACATTCACCCAATTATCCATTAAACAATTCTACCATATCATGAAGAATCGCGTATCTCAACTTAATCTGAGAAAAAAATAAAAGACGGAATAATCAGCAAACTGAAACCGTTTTACAAAGCTCTGTTTTTTGATTTTTTCCCTATATTTAACTCTTTAAACCATTTAACTACATTTTATAAACACTTTTATCATGCACATTTCACTCTTTATTATGTATAATGTTTTCGGCATATTATTGTGAAGTTAATTTTTTCCTTTTAACAGTTTTTTTATACTTCCATCTCCTAGAAACTATAAAACCCCATTAGTTATTTTGTATTTCCATCAAAAAAACTGTAAACAGTATTTTCTCTGTCTACAGTTTAAATCTTTTCTTATAAGGTGTTATTAACTATTTTTATATGCCCCGATATTTTTAAACTTAGCATAGCGATGATCCACAAGTTCTTCCTTTGTCATCCTTTTTAATTCTTTAAGAGATGTATATAATACCTCATCGATTTGCTCCGCTTGTTCTTTTATATCATGATGTGCTCCACCTTTGACTTCCCTTATAATCGAATCAATGATACCTAATCCCTTTAAATCTGGAGCAGTAATCTTCATTTTTTCTGCAGCTTGTTTTGCCTGTCCAGCATCTTTCCATAAAATAGATGCTGCTCCCTCTGGAGTAATAACCGAGTAAGTAGAGTTCTCCAGCATATGGATATGGTTACCAACACCAAGAGCTAAGGCTCCACCACTACCACCTTCACCTATTACAATACAAACAATTGGGACTTGCATCGATGCCATTTCAAATAAATTTTTGGCAATTGCTTCACTTTGCCCTCTTTCTTCAGCAGCTTTACCTGGATATGCACCTTTTGTATCAATAAAACAAATAATAGGACGATTAAACTTATCTGCTTGCTTCATTAAACGAAGCGCTTTTCGATATCCTTCTGGATGTGGCATACCAAAATTTCTACGGATATTTTCTTTCGTATCCTTCCCTCTTTGATGACCAACAATCGTTACTGGCAGTCCTTTATATTTAGCAATACCACCTACGATTGCCTCATCATCTCCAAAGCCTCTATCTCCATGCAACTCGATAAAATCAGTAAATAAATGAGGGATATAATCAAGTGTTGTTGGTCTATTAGGATGCCTAGCAATTTGAACCCTATCCCAAGGTTTCATATTATCATAGACATCTTTCTCAAGTTTTTTTAAGCGAATTTCCAATTTTTCAATTTCCATGCTTAAATCTACATTTGCATTTTCCGAGAAATCCTTTAACTCCTTGATTTTATCCTTCAATTCATTAATAGGCTTATCAAAATCTAATCCTACCACTCTAATTCACCACCAGTCTGATGCATTTCAAGCACTAAGCTAAGCTTTTCTTTTAATTCTAATCTTGGTATTACCGCATCTAATTGACCATGTTTGAGTAAAAATTCTGCTGTTTGGAAGTCCTCTGGAAGCTCCTCACCTATCGTTTGCTCAATAATTCGACGCCCTGCAAAGCCAATTAAAGCGCCCGGTTCAGCAAAATTATAATCTCCAAGTGAGGCAAAGCTTGCAGAAACTCCTCCTGTCGTTGGATGGGTCATTATTGTTATATATAAACCACCATTATCACTAAATCGTTTTAATGCCGTACTCGTCTTAGCCATTTGCATCAGACTAAGAACACCTTCCTGCATTCTTGCCCCACCTGAAGCAGTAAAAATAATAAAAGGTACAGAAAGCTCGTCTGCCTTTTCTATAGCCAAAGTAATTTTTTCTCCTACTACTGACCCCATACTTCCCATTCGGAATGAAGAATCCATTACTGCTATCACTACTTTGTTTCCATTAATTTCTCCAGTACCAGTTACAACCGCTTCATTCATATTGGTTTTCTGAATATCTCCGGATATCTTATCCTCATAGCCTGGAAAGTTTAAAGGATTACCTGTTTTCATATCCTCATTTAACTCCATGAATGTTGCTTCATCCAGGATACTATTCATTCGCTCATAAGCCTTCATTGGCAAATGATAACCACAGTTTAGACACACCTTTAAATTCTTCTGTAACTCACGTGTATACATTATTTTCTTACAATTAGAACATTTTGTCATAATACCTTCTGGCACTTCATTTTTCGATAGTTCTGAAGGCAACGTTGCATATTTAAGCTTTTTTGATTTCGAAAATATCCCCTTAATCAATATGGAAACCTCCCCATAAGTAACAATTTAGATTTGAATCGGATTCCTGTCATATCCATGCACCATTATTCATTTAAAGTTATTGTAATAACTATACACACTCCATAATTTCAGTTGATCCTTATGATTTAACGCATCTAAAAGAAGGAGGTAATCCTCCCTCTTCCAATCTTTTGAAGGAATTGTTAATGAGTGATAATAGTCATTCAAAATTGTCCACAAACGATGGACCAAAAAATTATCAGCTATTTTAATAATTTTAAAAAAAAATTCACTTTCAGGTATTTCTTGATCCTTTACCCAATGTTTTAAATATTCGATTTCATCTTCTGTTATCTTTTCCATTGCAATATATAGAGCATTTAATTGAATATAATTTTTCGTCTCCAAAACGTCTTGCTTTGCCTTATCATTCTGCAATATGAATGTGCTGATCAATTCAACTAATTTATGACCTTGAAAATCACGAAGAAAGGTCCCTTCCCCTTTTCTTGTTTCAATAAGCCCAAGTAGTTCCAATGCCCTTAAAGCTTCCCTAATGGACGACCTTCCTGCTCCAAGGGTTTCACTTAATACCCTTTCAGATGGAAGCTTGTCCCCAGGCTTTAGACCATTCTGATCAATCATTTCACGTAAATCATTGACGATATCCACATATAATTTGGATGCCTTTGAAGATGATTCATTCACCTTATATCATCACTCACTTCTTTCTTGCCATACTAAGACAAATAGTAATTAGAAAATAAATAAAATATTAGTACAAAATAATTTTTTCTCAAAAATCCGTCAAGTGGTCTGACCAGTTAACTTATTAAACAATATACCATCTTTTAAAAGTTGTAAAGTTTTATTCTGCTAATATAACTTGATCTGCACCTAGTAGATCTGCTAATTCAGCAATGCATTCCTTACTTGGAGATACCTTATATTCTTCATTTAAAACAATGTTCTTTCCTGTTTCTTCATAATGAATAATAACTGGAGTGGTTCCTGTAAAATTTCTTATAATCGAGAGAAGCTCTGCCTTTTTGTTATTCAATTTTTTCTCATTCATAACTTTAATAAATACTTTATGCTCCTTTTTAGGAAGTGTTTGGACTATTGTGCTCATCGATTCAACTATTTGAATAACCAATTGTTTTGTCCCATTTCTCTCTTCACATTTTCCTTCCACATAGACCATTGCACCTATTTTTAGCAAATCTTGATATTTCTTATAGACTATTGGAAAAATAACGCCTTGAATATCACCACTTTGATCGCTTAACTGTATAAATGCCATGGGGTCCCCTTTCTTTGTACGAATGGCATTTAATTCCGTTATATAGACAATACTACGTTGTTTCTTGCCTAATTCCATTTCAATGATAGGAGTTGTTTGGAGAGATGCCTGATACTGCTTATAAATAGATACTGGGTGGTCTGACAAGTAAAAGCCCAATGCATCTTTTTCTAAAGCTAATTTATCCTCTACTTTGATTGGTTCTACATCTACATATTTCGGCTTGAAAAAGAAATCGTCCTCACTAAATAAATCATTCTGTTCTGTATCCTCTGGATGAACTAACTGTGCATGCTGAATGGCAACATCAATTGTTGCCAGCAAAGTAGCCCGGTCTTCTCCAAATTCATCAAAGCTTCCTGAATAGATAAGCATTTCCATCACTTTTCTATTAATCGTCTTTGGAGAAACCCGAATACAAAAATCAAATAAATCCTCAAATTTCTTCTTACTTCTTGCCTTTAGAATTTCTCTCATTACATTTCCGCCTACGCCTTTTATCGCAGCTAAACTATAGCGTATTTTATTTTTTTCGACTCGGAAATAGTAATTGCTTTGATTGATGGATGGAGGGGACAATTCGATATCCATCTGTTTTAATTCTTGAATATATTGAAGTATTTTCCCTGAATTTCCGATGGACGATGTCAATAATGCAGCCATAAAATAGAGTGGATAATTGGCTTTTAAATAAGCAAGCTGATAAGCAATCATACTATATGCTACTGCATGGCTTCTATTAAACCCATAATTAGCAAAACGTACAATTAACTCATATATTTCATTCGCTGTTTTCTCGTGATATCCTTTTCTTTCGGCACCTTTTACAAAATGGACTTTCTCTTTCTCCAGTACATCCTTTTGTTTTTTACTAACAGCTCTTCTTAATAAATCTGCTTCTCCTAATGTAAACCCAGCCATTTTGGAAGCAATTTGCATGATTTGTTCTTGATAGACAATAACTCCATAGGTGCTACTTAATATTTCCTCTAAATCTGTATGGTAATAGTTAATGGACTCTTTTCCATGTTTTCTATTGATGTAATGTGGAATATTCTCCATTGGACCTGGACGATACAGAGCATTAACAGCTACAATATCTTCAAAATCTGTTGGCTGTAACCTTTTTAAAACGCTGCGCATTCCTTCTGATTCCAACTGAAAAATTCCAGTCGTCTCTCCTTTACTTAGAAGCTTGAACACAGCAGGATCATCAATCGGTAATTCTCTTATATTTATTTTTTTCTTCGTTGCTTTGAATATCATATCAAGAATCGATTCTATGAAAGAAAGATTTCTTAAACCAAGAAAATCCATTTTTAATAAACCAAGTTCTTCTAAGTATTCCATGCTATACTGCGTTAAATAAATATCATCATGTCCACTTTGAATGGGAATAATTTCAACAAGCGGCTGTTGACTAAACACTACCCCAGCGGCATGTGTAGATGTATGCCTTGGAAGCCCTTCGATCTTACAAGCCGTATCAAATAGTTTTTTATTCCGAGGAGATGCTGCAACAAATTGTTGTAGGCGAATGGATTCCTGATAGCTTTGTGTAAGGTTGATTCCTAGTTTAGATGGAATCATCCTTGAAAGCTCATCTAATTCTTTCATAGATAAACCAAATACTCGACCTACATCACGCAAGGCAGCTTTAGCAGCAAGTGTACCAAATGTAATAATCTGTGCAACATGAAGTTCTCCATATTTGTTTTTCACGTAAGAAATAACTTTCTCTCGTTTATTATCTGGAAAATCAATATCGATATCCGGCATCGATATTCTCTCTGGATTTAAAAATCTTTCAAACAACAATTGATATTTAATAGGATCCACATCTGTAATATGTAAAACATAAGCAACGATTGATCCTGCAGCCGATCCTCTTCCTGGACCAGTTAGGATACTGTTCTCTCGTGCAAATTTCATAAAATCCCAAACAATTAAGAAATAGTCGCTATATTTCATTTTACTAATAATTTCAAGTTCGTATTCCAACCTATCTTTATGTTCTGTAGAAGGATCTGGATACCTTTCATATAAACCAGCTATACACAATTCTTTCAAATAGCTTTCGGGAGTTTTGCCTGCAGGAACAGTATATTTAGGCAATGTAGCGAGTATACCTTCCATTTCGATATGACAAGCTTCTCCTACATTCCACGTATTCTCGAGAATATCTGGGGCATCATCAAATAGCGTTAACATTTCTTCTTTATTTTTTAAATAATGCTGATTAGAATGCCATTCATCTTGCTCTAAATCGGAAAGCTTCTCTCCATTTTTGATTGCCTTTAAGCATTCAAATGCAAAATGATCCTCTTGCTCAAGGTAAAAGACATTATTCGTCGCAACCATCTTTACCTCTTCTTCAATAGCCAATTGTTTTAACTGTTCATTTAAAACATCCTCCAAGGAAATACCGTGTCTTTGAATAGATAAGAAGAATTGCCCTTGTTCAAATATGGACTTCCATAACAATAACGTATTTCGTGCTGACTCATTATTACCATTAATGATATTTTGCTCAATTTCACCATCCCTTCCAGGCGAAATTGCAATCAAGCCATTCGCGTAATGCTTTAGCCATTTCACTGGGATTCCCAGTTGATTTTTTGTTTGAATCGCGCTAGTAATTTTCAATAAATTTTTAAATCCCAGGCTATTTCTTGCTAGTAACACTAATGGATATGCACTTTCCTTGTCCGATTCACTTATTACATCTACTGTCAGTCCGATAATCGGTTTTATCCCTTGTCGCAACGATTCTTTATAAAAAGAAGCTGCACCATACATAACGTTACGATCAGTTAAAGCAATGGAACGATACCCCTGCCTTTTTGCATTGCTTACTAACTCTTTAATCGAAAGAGTACTAGATAAAAGACTATATGCACTAGAAACCTGAAGATGTACAAAAGACATAAATTCACCACTTTTCTTGTAAAAAATTTTTTAAGTTGAGTAATTTTAACTATATGAAATAGAAAGCAATTTTCTTAAGATTATTGATTTTTTTAATGAAAACTCTGTCCAAAAGGGTAACCTACTTTTCAATAGCAACAATTCTTTCGTTCTATTTAATTTGACTTCCATTCTCTATCGAAAAAACCTTTTCCTTTCATTATAGATGTTCCCAGCAAAAAAAGAAAATATGTTCTCTTTATCAATGGCTATAATTTATCTCCACCTAAATTGCTGGGTTTATGCCTGTAACAAAAATCAGAAAGAGTCTTCATGCTGAAAAGGATAAAGTGAAACTTCCATTTTGATGGGTAGTAAGAACCTTCCTCAAAAATAATAAGAACAAATGGTTTCAAAACTGATTTTAATAGGAAGTTATTTAAAATCATTCATAAAAACAATAGATTGTCCATAGTAATAAGAATAGGAGTTTACTAGATAGCTACTTAAAAACACTCAAACATGTACCGTTAAAAATACAACAAGTAAAGATAAAACCTTAGAACAAAATTCTCTTAAAATGTCTCCAATCCTTACTTTTTAAATCATCGTAATTTACTAACAAAAACTAAAGAAAGATAGAGAGGTAAATGTATGAATCAACAACCATTCTTCCCAACTTTCATCGAAAGCTACTTTATTGCACTTGGTGTTATATTAGGAGGGGCACTTTTAGGAGGTCTCGCTGCGTTTCTAACAGGAAAACCACTTATTACGGAAATCATTCGCATATCCGGAATAATAAAAATTTGGGCGATTGTCACTGCTATTGGTGGTACATTTGATGCAATTGATACGATTGAAAAAGGAATCTATGATGCAGGAACAAAAGACTTATTTAAACAGATTTTATTAATTGTATCTGCTTTCGGTGGAGCGCATACTGGAATAACGATTATTAAATGGATAACACAGGAGTATATTTAAAATGAGAATACCACCCTATTATAAAAATCAAGCCGTGCAGCGTTTGTTTGCTGGAATGGTGATCGGTGGGGTAATCAGCTGGTGTATTTTTGTCTTTATTTTTGGCGTATGGCAGGAAAGGTATAGTTCAGAAATTAAAACTCAGAAGGCTACCATTGAAGATTTAGAAAGAGAGAAAAAAATATGGCAGGAGGAGTTTGCTGCCCAGAACAAAACAACAGAAGAAAAGCTAACCGTTGAAGGCATCGTTGTAAAGATAAATAATTCAGATAAAGAAAAATACGATATCAAACCTTTTAACGCTCTTGAGATGGAAGATGCAATGAAAGAAGATTTATCTACCATCATTGCAAAAGACCTCGACATGGTTTATAAAAGTCGCGCATTACTGAAAAAATCAATCGAAAATAAAGTGGTAGAATCAGATAAAAAGCGCTACAAATTTAAAGTAACAGAGTTGATTATCTATACGACCGTTCATGTTGAATTAAGTGTAACTTTTGCAGATTAATAAGAAAAACACTAGCCTTGCCAATTGGCCCCGTAGCTAAACAGAAAATGACTTTAGAAACCTCATACTTTCGCAACTGGTGAAATAAGGTGCTGTCCATAGACAGCACCTTTTCACTAGTTATTTACAAACTTCTTCTAAATCTTTCACTACCGCACTCGCTTCATCCCAATGATATATTGTTGCCCCAGATGCTAAAGGAT from Niallia sp. FSL W8-0635 carries:
- the pyk gene encoding pyruvate kinase, whose product is MRKTKIVCTIGPASESVEKLTQLMEAGMNVARLNFSHGDFEEHGARIKNIREAAEITGNNIAILLDTKGPEIRTNNMQNGAIELVAGNDIIVSMTEVEGTTEKFSVTYEGLIDDVEPGSKILLDDGLIGLEVTKVDKSAGEIHTKILNSGTLKNKKGVNVPGVAVKLPGMTEKDANDIRFGIEQGIDFIAASFVRRASDVLEIKQLLEDNNASHIHIIPKIENQEGVDNIDEILEVSDGLMVARGDLGVEIPAEEVPLVQKLLIKKCNTLGKPVITATQMLDSMQRNPRPTRAEASDVANAIFDGTDAIMLSGETAAGSYPVEAVQTMNNIASRAEEALNYKETLSKRSKDSEHSITDSIGQSVAHTALNLEVKAVITPTGSGHTARMISKYRPEAPIVAVTYDARIQRQLALVWGVYPRLSQKSESTDEMLDVAVQEGVNSSIVTHGDLVVITAGLPVGEAGTTNIMKIHVIGDVLAKGQGIGRKTAFGKAVIATSAKEALDKVKSGSILVTNATDRDMVPALEKCSALIVEEGGLTSHAAVVGLNIGIPVIVGVENATSILKDGLDITVDSRSGYVYSGHASVL
- the pfkA gene encoding 6-phosphofructokinase, whose translation is MTVKRIGVLTSGGDAPGMNAAVRAVVRKAIFHGVEVYGVIGGYAGLISGNFRKLEVGSVGDIIHRGGTFLFSARCEEFKTKEGQQKGIEQLKKHNIDGLVVIGGDGSYMGAKALTEQGYPCVGVPGTIDNDIPGTEFTIGFDTALNTVIDAIDKIRDTATSHERTFIIEVMGRNAGDIALWAGLAGGAETILIPEEGFNLEETVSRLKKGQERGKKHSIIVVAEGVASGVEIGKLIEENTDFDTRVSVLGHMQRGGSPTAQDRVLASRLGAYAVELLVEGKGGRAVGIEKNQLVDYDIIEALARKHTIDSNLYHLSKELSI
- the accA gene encoding acetyl-CoA carboxylase carboxyl transferase subunit alpha, with the translated sequence MVGLDFDKPINELKDKIKELKDFSENANVDLSMEIEKLEIRLKKLEKDVYDNMKPWDRVQIARHPNRPTTLDYIPHLFTDFIELHGDRGFGDDEAIVGGIAKYKGLPVTIVGHQRGKDTKENIRRNFGMPHPEGYRKALRLMKQADKFNRPIICFIDTKGAYPGKAAEERGQSEAIAKNLFEMASMQVPIVCIVIGEGGSGGALALGVGNHIHMLENSTYSVITPEGAASILWKDAGQAKQAAEKMKITAPDLKGLGIIDSIIREVKGGAHHDIKEQAEQIDEVLYTSLKELKRMTKEELVDHRYAKFKNIGAYKNS
- the accD gene encoding acetyl-CoA carboxylase, carboxyltransferase subunit beta, giving the protein MIKGIFSKSKKLKYATLPSELSKNEVPEGIMTKCSNCKKIMYTRELQKNLKVCLNCGYHLPMKAYERMNSILDEATFMELNEDMKTGNPLNFPGYEDKISGDIQKTNMNEAVVTGTGEINGNKVVIAVMDSSFRMGSMGSVVGEKITLAIEKADELSVPFIIFTASGGARMQEGVLSLMQMAKTSTALKRFSDNGGLYITIMTHPTTGGVSASFASLGDYNFAEPGALIGFAGRRIIEQTIGEELPEDFQTAEFLLKHGQLDAVIPRLELKEKLSLVLEMHQTGGELEW
- a CDS encoding FadR/GntR family transcriptional regulator; this translates as MNESSSKASKLYVDIVNDLREMIDQNGLKPGDKLPSERVLSETLGAGRSSIREALRALELLGLIETRKGEGTFLRDFQGHKLVELISTFILQNDKAKQDVLETKNYIQLNALYIAMEKITEDEIEYLKHWVKDQEIPESEFFFKIIKIADNFLVHRLWTILNDYYHSLTIPSKDWKREDYLLLLDALNHKDQLKLWSVYSYYNNFK
- the dnaE gene encoding DNA polymerase III subunit alpha, whose amino-acid sequence is MSFVHLQVSSAYSLLSSTLSIKELVSNAKRQGYRSIALTDRNVMYGAASFYKESLRQGIKPIIGLTVDVISESDKESAYPLVLLARNSLGFKNLLKITSAIQTKNQLGIPVKWLKHYANGLIAISPGRDGEIEQNIINGNNESARNTLLLWKSIFEQGQFFLSIQRHGISLEDVLNEQLKQLAIEEEVKMVATNNVFYLEQEDHFAFECLKAIKNGEKLSDLEQDEWHSNQHYLKNKEEMLTLFDDAPDILENTWNVGEACHIEMEGILATLPKYTVPAGKTPESYLKELCIAGLYERYPDPSTEHKDRLEYELEIISKMKYSDYFLIVWDFMKFARENSILTGPGRGSAAGSIVAYVLHITDVDPIKYQLLFERFLNPERISMPDIDIDFPDNKREKVISYVKNKYGELHVAQIITFGTLAAKAALRDVGRVFGLSMKELDELSRMIPSKLGINLTQSYQESIRLQQFVAASPRNKKLFDTACKIEGLPRHTSTHAAGVVFSQQPLVEIIPIQSGHDDIYLTQYSMEYLEELGLLKMDFLGLRNLSFIESILDMIFKATKKKINIRELPIDDPAVFKLLSKGETTGIFQLESEGMRSVLKRLQPTDFEDIVAVNALYRPGPMENIPHYINRKHGKESINYYHTDLEEILSSTYGVIVYQEQIMQIASKMAGFTLGEADLLRRAVSKKQKDVLEKEKVHFVKGAERKGYHEKTANEIYELIVRFANYGFNRSHAVAYSMIAYQLAYLKANYPLYFMAALLTSSIGNSGKILQYIQELKQMDIELSPPSINQSNYYFRVEKNKIRYSLAAIKGVGGNVMREILKARSKKKFEDLFDFCIRVSPKTINRKVMEMLIYSGSFDEFGEDRATLLATIDVAIQHAQLVHPEDTEQNDLFSEDDFFFKPKYVDVEPIKVEDKLALEKDALGFYLSDHPVSIYKQYQASLQTTPIIEMELGKKQRSIVYITELNAIRTKKGDPMAFIQLSDQSGDIQGVIFPIVYKKYQDLLKIGAMVYVEGKCEERNGTKQLVIQIVESMSTIVQTLPKKEHKVFIKVMNEKKLNNKKAELLSIIRNFTGTTPVIIHYEETGKNIVLNEEYKVSPSKECIAELADLLGADQVILAE
- a CDS encoding YtrH family sporulation protein; translation: MNQQPFFPTFIESYFIALGVILGGALLGGLAAFLTGKPLITEIIRISGIIKIWAIVTAIGGTFDAIDTIEKGIYDAGTKDLFKQILLIVSAFGGAHTGITIIKWITQEYI
- the ytrI gene encoding sporulation membrane protein YtrI, encoding MRIPPYYKNQAVQRLFAGMVIGGVISWCIFVFIFGVWQERYSSEIKTQKATIEDLEREKKIWQEEFAAQNKTTEEKLTVEGIVVKINNSDKEKYDIKPFNALEMEDAMKEDLSTIIAKDLDMVYKSRALLKKSIENKVVESDKKRYKFKVTELIIYTTVHVELSVTFAD